One genomic segment of Paraburkholderia caffeinilytica includes these proteins:
- a CDS encoding TetR/AcrR family transcriptional regulator: MRKGEQTRAAILEAALDLASRDGLEGLTIGLLAERMQMSKSGVFAHFGSREDLQVEVVREYHRRFEDEVFFPSLREPRGLPRLRAMISRWIEKRIQEVTTGCIYISGAVEYDDRGDNPVREQLVSSVTMWRAALTRAISQAMEEGHLRADTDPQLMLFELYSFTLGLHHDARFLHLPDAVRLTWAALEKLIVSYQSESR, from the coding sequence ATGCGAAAAGGCGAACAAACACGAGCCGCGATTCTCGAAGCAGCACTCGATCTGGCAAGCCGCGACGGACTGGAAGGTCTGACGATTGGGTTGCTGGCCGAGCGCATGCAGATGAGCAAAAGCGGTGTGTTCGCGCATTTCGGGTCGCGCGAGGACTTGCAGGTCGAGGTCGTACGCGAATACCACCGTCGTTTCGAAGACGAGGTGTTTTTCCCGAGTTTGCGTGAGCCTCGTGGATTGCCACGCTTGCGCGCGATGATTTCCCGCTGGATCGAGAAACGCATCCAGGAAGTCACCACGGGGTGCATCTACATCAGCGGCGCCGTCGAGTACGACGACCGCGGGGACAACCCGGTGCGTGAGCAACTGGTGTCGAGCGTGACGATGTGGCGTGCGGCGCTCACGCGGGCAATTTCGCAGGCGATGGAAGAAGGGCATCTGCGCGCGGATACCGATCCGCAGCTGATGCTGTTCGAACTGTACAGCTTCACGCTCGGCCTGCATCACGACGCGCGCTTCCTGCACTTGCCGGACGCAGTGCGTCTTACGTGGGCCGCGTTGGAAAAATTGATTGTTTCGTATCAGAGCGAAAGCCGTTAG